Sequence from the Methanocalculus alkaliphilus genome:
TCTATATCCTGATGGGGATATCGCTCTTTCTCATTCTCAGATTCGGGTGGGAGAGGCGTGATGTCAGGGTTGCTACGGGTATATTTGCGGCCCAGATCTTTTTAAACGGACTCTGGTCCTTCCTCTTCTTCGGGGTTCCGTCCCCGCTCCTTGGACTGATCGGTATCATCCCTCTCTGGGCCATGATCCTCTGGATGATCATCGCTTTCAACAGAATATCGCGGACGGCGGCCCTCCTCAACATCCCGTATCTTGGATGGGTCACCTTTGCAACGATATTAAATGCATCAATCTATGTTCTCAACCTCTGATCTTCACTTTTTTTGAGAGAAAGGTATATCCGGGCTGAATGGAAAGGAGCCGATGATGAGGATACAACGGGTTGCATGCCGAAAC
This genomic interval carries:
- a CDS encoding TspO/MBR family protein, which gives rise to MAFNKQSARDAALLIGCILIPLSAGFIGSIATAANVSGWYQTINKPWFTPPDWLFGPAWTTLYILMGISLFLILRFGWERRDVRVATGIFAAQIFLNGLWSFLFFGVPSPLLGLIGIIPLWAMILWMIIAFNRISRTAALLNIPYLGWVTFATILNASIYVLNL